In Anaerolineales bacterium, a genomic segment contains:
- a CDS encoding site-specific DNA-methyltransferase, with protein sequence MLEPFLNKITQGDCLDLLRKIPDASIDVTFADPPFNLKKKYTSTRDNLVLQDYLAWCEMWLGEMVRVTKPSGSIFVHNIPKWLTYYAGFLNRVAHFKHWIAWDAPTSPMGKSLQPSHYGILYYVKDPQQATFYEIRQPHKRCRKCGYLHKDYGGKKAGLHPFGPLLSDVWTDIHRVKHNKYRDEHPCQLPIHLMERIVLMSTHEGDVVLDPFSGTGTTAIAAKRLGRQFIGFELSDVYIRAAEGKLAQEAPVSKLEDVWVSYFLEGIVTLRDADWEQIAPHYLIPEPIEAIDRTAITLRGKMPVIMGRQRVKTEKLPLFEDM encoded by the coding sequence ATGCTTGAGCCATTTCTGAACAAAATCACACAGGGCGATTGTCTTGACCTCCTACGAAAAATTCCCGATGCCAGTATCGATGTCACCTTTGCCGATCCGCCCTTTAACCTGAAAAAGAAATACACCAGCACCCGTGATAACCTTGTCTTACAAGACTATCTTGCGTGGTGCGAGATGTGGCTTGGCGAGATGGTGCGCGTGACAAAACCATCGGGATCGATCTTTGTTCACAACATTCCCAAATGGTTGACCTACTATGCGGGGTTTTTGAATCGTGTGGCGCACTTCAAGCATTGGATCGCCTGGGATGCCCCCACCTCACCGATGGGAAAATCGCTCCAGCCGAGTCATTACGGCATTTTGTATTACGTCAAAGACCCGCAGCAGGCGACATTTTATGAGATTCGGCAGCCTCACAAGCGCTGTCGGAAGTGCGGCTATTTGCATAAAGACTACGGCGGAAAAAAAGCCGGACTGCACCCCTTCGGCCCCCTTCTTTCCGATGTGTGGACGGACATTCACCGCGTCAAGCATAACAAATACCGCGATGAACACCCCTGCCAACTGCCGATCCACCTCATGGAACGGATCGTCTTGATGTCTACCCATGAAGGGGATGTGGTCTTGGATCCCTTTTCGGGGACGGGAACAACGGCGATTGCAGCAAAACGCTTAGGACGGCAGTTCATTGGCTTTGAACTCAGCGATGTATACATTCGCGCCGCTGAGGGAAAGTTGGCACAGGAAGCGCCCGTTTCCAAACTTGAGGATGTATGGGTGAGCTATTTTCTGGAAGGGATTGTGACGCTCCGTGATGCCGATTGGGAGCAGATCGCGCCGCATTACCTGATTCCCGAACCGATTGAGGCGATTGATCGGACGGCGATCACGCTGCGCGGCAAGATGCCAGTCATTATGGGGCGGCAGCGCGTGAAAACCGAGAAACTTCCCCTGTTTGAGGACATGTGA
- a CDS encoding site-specific DNA-methyltransferase, which translates to MSITVVQGHSLDYLRCEEMPSDLALTFLDPPFNQGKDYAAHNDNLPDKTYWRWMTEMCSLTHQHTLPGGAVYFMQREKNTERVLACLREAGWTLQNLIIWKKKTSPVPSTERYGKAYQVIAYATKGVKKRVFHRLRIAPPRLANEKYERETGMYVTDVWDDIRELTSGYFAGDEAIRRPNGERFHKQQAPLALLVCLILSSSKVGDLVFDPFAGTGTTLIAAKQLGRRALGVELDPENTALIHERLNSLRPADAINKLYESYQHTEGLAEIWGQALKC; encoded by the coding sequence ATGTCGATCACTGTGGTTCAAGGACACTCCCTCGATTATCTCCGTTGTGAGGAGATGCCTTCTGATTTAGCGCTCACCTTCCTTGATCCGCCCTTTAATCAGGGGAAAGACTACGCCGCGCATAACGACAACCTACCTGATAAAACCTATTGGCGCTGGATGACAGAGATGTGTTCGCTTACCCACCAACACACATTGCCCGGTGGAGCAGTCTACTTTATGCAGCGGGAGAAAAATACAGAGCGCGTTTTAGCCTGTCTGCGAGAGGCGGGCTGGACACTTCAAAATCTGATCATTTGGAAGAAGAAAACATCGCCTGTCCCCTCTACAGAACGTTACGGCAAAGCCTATCAGGTCATTGCCTATGCCACAAAGGGCGTCAAAAAACGAGTCTTTCATCGCTTGCGCATCGCCCCACCGCGCCTTGCCAACGAAAAATATGAGCGCGAAACGGGCATGTACGTTACCGATGTGTGGGATGATATTCGAGAACTGACCTCAGGCTATTTTGCTGGCGATGAGGCAATCCGCCGCCCAAACGGAGAGCGTTTCCACAAACAGCAAGCGCCCCTCGCCCTCTTGGTATGCCTTATCCTGTCCTCTAGCAAGGTGGGTGATCTCGTCTTTGATCCCTTCGCTGGAACAGGGACAACCCTTATCGCGGCAAAACAGCTTGGGCGACGGGCGCTTGGCGTTGAACTTGATCCTGAAAATACTGCCCTCATCCATGAGCGGTTGAATTCCCTGCGCCCTGCCGATGCGATAAACAAACTTTACGAGAGTTACCAGCACACCGAAGGTCTCGCTGAAATCTGGGGACAGGCTTTAAAATGTTGA
- a CDS encoding nicotinate phosphoribosyltransferase, whose product MLNAQINALLTDLYQLTMMSAYFKTNQHRRVVAFEYFYRTAPFGGLYAVSAGLDQVIQYLQTLRFTEAHLAYLRQTGLFDDAFLAHLAALRFTGSLSAMREGEVLLPGVHGVSVIAALEEAQLIESALLTLLNFPTLIATKASHVKFNAEDKPVLEFGLRRAQGVDGALTASRAAYIGGADATSNVLAGMEFGIPIAGTHAHSYVMFYPDERDAFQHYAEIFPQNALFLVDTYDIYEGLRNAIQVAADMREKGLQARGVRIDSGDLVYWSIIAHVLFEAAAMPTLRIVLSNDLDERKIAMIHNEIRRNVRDEGYLREIALQVGFPIEKIAAEAVIDRLSFGVGTELVTGGDQSALGGVYKLVAVAEGESPNQLWLPRVKLSAQPEKVTNPGLKKVVRLTRSGFHVGELICLPEEVIEPGMKILGVNPKNPLQQTLYQNFDTVETIHVPIFQNGQLVYTPPSLPEVKAYARQRLKSLRLESRRLDNPHTLKVSLTESYWQYKQMVIESVR is encoded by the coding sequence ATGCTGAATGCCCAGATCAACGCCTTGCTCACCGACCTCTACCAATTGACGATGATGTCGGCATATTTCAAAACAAACCAACACCGCCGGGTCGTCGCCTTTGAGTATTTCTATCGTACTGCCCCCTTTGGTGGGTTGTACGCCGTCTCTGCTGGCTTGGATCAGGTCATTCAATACCTTCAGACGCTTCGCTTCACCGAGGCACACCTCGCCTATCTACGCCAGACGGGGTTGTTTGACGATGCCTTCCTCGCCCATCTTGCTGCGCTGCGGTTCACCGGATCGCTCTCCGCCATGCGCGAAGGGGAAGTGCTGCTCCCCGGCGTCCATGGCGTGAGTGTCATCGCTGCCCTCGAAGAAGCCCAGTTGATCGAATCCGCCCTCCTGACACTGCTGAACTTCCCCACCCTGATCGCCACCAAAGCCAGCCATGTCAAATTCAACGCTGAGGATAAACCGGTCTTAGAGTTTGGGCTGCGGCGGGCGCAGGGCGTCGATGGCGCGTTAACTGCCTCCCGCGCCGCGTACATCGGCGGGGCGGATGCCACCAGCAATGTCCTCGCTGGCATGGAATTCGGTATCCCCATTGCCGGCACACACGCCCACAGCTATGTCATGTTTTACCCCGATGAACGCGATGCCTTCCAGCATTACGCCGAAATCTTCCCCCAAAATGCCCTCTTTTTGGTCGATACCTACGACATTTACGAAGGGCTGCGCAATGCCATTCAGGTGGCGGCGGACATGCGCGAGAAAGGCTTGCAAGCACGAGGCGTGCGCATTGACTCCGGCGATCTTGTCTATTGGTCGATTATTGCCCATGTTTTGTTTGAGGCAGCGGCGATGCCTACCTTGCGCATTGTCCTCAGCAACGACCTTGACGAGCGGAAAATCGCCATGATCCACAATGAAATTCGGCGTAATGTGCGCGATGAGGGCTATTTGCGTGAAATCGCGCTCCAAGTGGGTTTTCCCATTGAAAAAATCGCTGCCGAGGCGGTCATTGATCGGCTCAGCTTCGGGGTGGGGACGGAACTCGTCACCGGCGGGGATCAGTCTGCCTTAGGCGGAGTTTACAAACTTGTGGCGGTGGCAGAGGGTGAGTCGCCCAACCAATTATGGCTCCCCCGTGTAAAACTCTCTGCTCAACCGGAAAAGGTGACGAATCCGGGTCTGAAAAAGGTCGTTCGGCTCACCCGCAGCGGCTTTCATGTTGGAGAGCTTATTTGTCTCCCAGAGGAGGTAATCGAGCCGGGGATGAAAATCTTGGGCGTGAATCCGAAAAACCCTCTCCAGCAAACGCTCTACCAGAATTTCGATACCGTCGAGACGATTCATGTCCCCATCTTCCAAAATGGGCAGTTGGTCTACACCCCGCCATCCCTGCCAGAGGTAAAGGCGTATGCCCGCCAGCGGTTGAAATCGCTGCGGTTGGAAAGCCGCCGCTTGGATAACCCCCATACCTTGAAGGTCAGTCTCACCGAGAGTTACTGGCAGTATAAGCAGATGGTCATTGAAAGCGTGCGCTAA
- a CDS encoding nucleotidyltransferase family protein — protein sequence MSNPLSLSPILAALITKRRTAAEIPPSLWGALIAHAEREGLLPMLVWAVKTTTPDILKTPELAAAPAAAVPHTIRSLALRRAQHRLETALRAAAIPTIWLKGAALGLTIYPDPALRPMIDLDVLVPFEAIEGALRAAEEVGFHLYEGGQGTLGVIDKAAVAALMHHYQLSDGTLSVEIHFTLVNDPALLSANGLAWFWMQTAQMGGFTIFNPEASLLHLAAHLILHDREQGLDLRHLLDIHLLVERGIDWTAAAAGAARLEWTYALERALQHTQRAFGTILPESIFITLKNERTASEWARQGKLISGVEGVERTARRLGKLSWAARVAFLLRVIIPRQGYIRERYHLPLFKGYPRYWQHMVGIAWRWLRYRLRRG from the coding sequence ATGAGCAACCCATTATCACTCTCCCCCATCCTCGCCGCACTCATTACCAAACGGCGCACCGCTGCCGAGATTCCCCCTTCCCTTTGGGGGGCGTTGATTGCCCACGCCGAACGCGAGGGGCTGCTCCCGATGCTTGTCTGGGCGGTCAAAACGACCACCCCTGACATCCTGAAAACGCCTGAGCTCGCCGCCGCCCCCGCTGCTGCCGTGCCGCATACAATCCGTTCGCTTGCCTTGCGCCGCGCCCAACACCGCCTTGAAACCGCGCTGCGGGCGGCAGCCATTCCCACAATCTGGCTAAAAGGGGCGGCGCTTGGTCTCACAATTTACCCCGACCCTGCGTTACGCCCGATGATCGATCTCGATGTACTTGTTCCTTTTGAGGCAATCGAAGGGGCGCTCAGGGCGGCGGAAGAGGTAGGCTTTCATCTTTATGAGGGCGGGCAAGGGACATTGGGGGTCATCGATAAGGCGGCAGTGGCGGCGCTCATGCACCATTATCAACTGAGCGATGGAACACTCTCGGTAGAGATTCACTTTACGTTGGTAAATGATCCTGCCCTGCTGAGCGCGAATGGGTTGGCGTGGTTCTGGATGCAGACGGCACAGATGGGCGGCTTCACCATCTTCAACCCGGAGGCATCGCTGCTGCATTTGGCTGCCCATCTGATCCTTCATGATCGTGAACAGGGGCTTGATTTACGCCATTTGCTCGACATTCACCTGCTTGTGGAACGCGGCATCGATTGGACAGCAGCAGCGGCGGGGGCAGCCCGCTTGGAGTGGACGTATGCCCTTGAACGGGCGTTACAGCACACACAAAGGGCTTTTGGGACGATCCTTCCCGAATCGATCTTTATCACCTTGAAAAACGAGCGAACGGCGTCGGAATGGGCGCGGCAAGGCAAGCTGATCAGTGGCGTAGAGGGTGTGGAACGGACGGCGCGGCGCTTAGGAAAGCTCTCCTGGGCGGCACGTGTCGCCTTTTTGCTGCGGGTAATCATCCCCCGTCAGGGCTATATTCGAGAGCGCTATCACCTGCCGCTGTTCAAAGGGTATCCGCGCTATTGGCAACACATGGTGGGGATCGCTTGGCGCTGGCTGCGCTATCGGTTGCGGCGCGGCTAG
- a CDS encoding threonine/serine dehydratase has translation MIFDLPHSAIDAAAERIAGYIRQTPVIAPGKGDWTLGEAVFKLELLQHTGSFKARGAFNRILMAQAAGAIPTAGVIAASGGNHGAAVAYAARRVGVPAEIFVPEVCPPAKIRLLQEYGATVNVVGAFYADSFAASMERAKQTGALIVHAYNQSDVLAGAATLGREFDGQAPNLETVFVAVGGGGLIAGVAAWYAGRARVIGVEPESAPSLSAALAAGEPVDVEIAPEGIARDSLGARRVGDLPFAIAKRYVDRVILVKDADIQAAQYALWDSLRIVTEPGGAAALAALLGGYYTPRSDERIGVVLCGANTNPQSVVHGG, from the coding sequence ATGATCTTTGACCTTCCCCACAGCGCCATTGACGCCGCCGCCGAACGGATCGCCGGCTACATTCGACAGACTCCAGTCATCGCCCCCGGTAAAGGAGACTGGACTCTTGGTGAGGCGGTATTCAAGCTGGAGCTTTTACAGCATACGGGGTCGTTCAAGGCGCGGGGAGCGTTCAACCGCATCCTTATGGCGCAAGCGGCAGGAGCAATCCCCACCGCTGGAGTCATTGCTGCCTCAGGGGGAAATCATGGGGCGGCTGTTGCCTATGCCGCCCGAAGGGTAGGTGTCCCCGCCGAAATTTTTGTTCCAGAGGTGTGTCCTCCGGCAAAGATTCGCCTTCTACAAGAGTACGGGGCAACAGTTAATGTCGTTGGGGCGTTTTATGCCGATTCCTTTGCTGCCAGCATGGAACGCGCCAAACAAACAGGGGCGCTCATCGTCCATGCCTACAACCAGTCGGATGTATTGGCAGGGGCGGCAACGCTCGGACGGGAGTTCGATGGGCAAGCGCCAAACCTTGAGACAGTCTTTGTTGCCGTTGGCGGGGGGGGGTTGATTGCCGGCGTTGCCGCTTGGTATGCCGGACGCGCCCGCGTGATCGGCGTTGAGCCAGAGAGCGCCCCATCGCTTTCAGCGGCATTGGCGGCGGGTGAACCCGTTGACGTGGAGATTGCGCCGGAGGGAATCGCCCGCGATTCCTTAGGGGCGCGGCGCGTGGGCGATCTTCCCTTTGCCATTGCCAAACGGTATGTGGATCGGGTGATCCTCGTCAAAGATGCCGATATTCAAGCGGCGCAGTATGCCCTTTGGGATTCGCTGCGGATCGTCACGGAACCGGGTGGGGCGGCGGCATTGGCGGCACTGTTAGGGGGATATTACACACCCCGATCTGATGAACGAATCGGGGTCGTTTTGTGTGGGGCGAACACCAACCCGCAGAGCGTTGTTCACGGGGGGTGA
- a CDS encoding FixH family protein, translating to MGYLPRVEMAQRVRCIILFLFYLFIAGCRTSAQPTPTPSVDLRITLHPSALTVGKVDMVVTVTDAGGLPLAEGSVTITGDMSHAGMAKEIGFLSGGIKGVYNVPFEWTMGGDWFVDVVVKLPDGRTASERFTFTVTN from the coding sequence ATGGGTTATCTTCCCCGTGTGGAGATGGCACAGCGCGTCCGCTGCATCATCCTCTTTCTGTTCTATCTTTTCATCGCGGGCTGTCGCACCTCGGCACAGCCCACCCCCACCCCAAGCGTTGATCTGCGCATCACGCTACACCCTTCAGCGCTGACGGTGGGCAAGGTCGATATGGTCGTTACCGTGACGGACGCCGGCGGACTGCCCCTTGCTGAAGGCAGCGTGACGATCACCGGCGATATGAGCCACGCGGGGATGGCGAAAGAGATCGGCTTCCTCAGCGGCGGAATTAAGGGGGTTTATAACGTCCCCTTCGAGTGGACGATGGGCGGCGATTGGTTTGTCGATGTCGTCGTGAAACTCCCCGATGGGCGAACGGCGTCGGAACGATTCACCTTCACCGTGACGAATTAG
- a CDS encoding multidrug transporter, whose amino-acid sequence MSKIKRYVLHESAHIAPFNQPARELNVLNKPIWLAQRDNLAPYCEVEVPIEAMNDLPTTPEEIIVYRDNLYFDADFVNDFVEAARKAAVPCRVAIRSTETDQAFATYCLPLARNLQAVNKKSENGIVRSGHTREEVDYYLFDLWYFPRGYQPGAPISPLHMKLDSEEVGFYSVPDYMSNRGDLTHWMTKRTIISVEHWLHLFFANVPMGIFSIGHRFEHKQKNSNLFTLKVLMRALIEQTQLLSSAELVHVGRNCTINPTAIIQGPAFIGDNVTIGAGVVIQNCYIGNNVNIDQGSQLMLSVIGDGCFIPFRASLYLTVLMEHCIVAQNTCLQMCVIGRGSFIGAGSTFTDYNLLPKPLEVEAMDGTRERVGQPVLGSCVGHNCRIGSGMVVYPGRMIESDVILFAKPDRRIVRKNISFEESDHHDLRPEIARLHKPKYPRLVQGEGEVPFLESW is encoded by the coding sequence ATGAGTAAAATTAAGCGCTATGTCCTTCATGAGAGCGCCCATATCGCGCCCTTCAACCAGCCCGCCCGCGAACTAAACGTGCTGAACAAGCCAATTTGGTTGGCACAGCGAGATAACCTTGCCCCCTACTGCGAAGTCGAAGTCCCCATAGAGGCAATGAACGATCTCCCCACCACGCCAGAGGAGATCATCGTTTACCGTGATAACCTCTACTTTGACGCCGATTTCGTGAACGATTTTGTGGAAGCGGCGCGGAAAGCGGCTGTCCCCTGTCGGGTTGCCATCCGTTCTACCGAGACGGATCAAGCGTTTGCCACGTACTGCTTGCCGCTGGCGCGGAATCTTCAGGCAGTGAACAAGAAATCGGAAAATGGCATTGTGCGCAGCGGTCATACCCGCGAGGAGGTTGATTATTACCTCTTTGATCTGTGGTATTTCCCGCGAGGCTACCAGCCCGGCGCCCCGATTAGCCCGCTCCATATGAAGCTGGACTCCGAAGAAGTCGGATTTTATTCCGTTCCCGACTACATGAGCAATCGGGGTGATCTGACGCATTGGATGACGAAGCGGACAATCATCAGCGTGGAGCATTGGCTGCACCTGTTTTTCGCCAATGTTCCGATGGGGATTTTTTCCATCGGACATCGTTTTGAACACAAGCAAAAGAACAGCAATCTGTTCACCCTGAAGGTGTTGATGCGGGCGCTGATCGAGCAGACCCAACTTCTCTCCAGCGCGGAACTCGTCCATGTGGGGCGCAACTGCACGATCAACCCGACGGCGATTATTCAGGGTCCCGCTTTCATTGGGGATAACGTCACCATTGGGGCAGGGGTGGTCATCCAAAACTGTTATATCGGGAATAACGTCAACATCGATCAAGGCTCACAGCTTATGCTGAGCGTGATCGGAGACGGTTGTTTCATCCCCTTCCGGGCGTCGCTGTACCTCACCGTGCTGATGGAACACTGCATCGTTGCCCAGAATACCTGTTTGCAGATGTGTGTCATTGGGCGAGGGAGTTTCATCGGCGCGGGGTCAACCTTCACCGATTACAACCTGCTGCCAAAACCGCTGGAAGTGGAGGCGATGGATGGCACGCGAGAGCGCGTGGGACAGCCCGTGTTAGGGAGTTGCGTTGGGCATAACTGCCGCATTGGATCGGGGATGGTTGTTTACCCTGGACGGATGATTGAATCGGATGTAATTTTATTCGCCAAACCAGACCGGCGCATCGTGCGGAAAAATATCAGTTTCGAGGAAAGCGATCACCACGACCTACGCCCAGAGATCGCCCGTCTGCACAAACCAAAATACCCCCGCCTTGTGCAGGGGGAAGGGGAAGTGCCGTTCTTGGAGAGTTGGTAG
- a CDS encoding DUF1801 domain-containing protein, whose translation MKKNDATQNTTPKSKKDKGFTAEERAAMKERAKELKSPARGGKAGAESEVLAKIAEMPEPDRTLAERLHVIIKANAPTLSSKLWYGMPAYANKDGAVVCFFQSALKFNTRYATLGFSDKANLDEGDLWSVAFALKALNAAEETKIAALVKKAVS comes from the coding sequence ATGAAAAAAAACGACGCCACGCAGAACACCACCCCAAAGAGCAAGAAGGACAAGGGGTTCACCGCCGAAGAACGCGCCGCGATGAAAGAGCGTGCGAAGGAGCTAAAGTCACCCGCACGTGGGGGCAAAGCCGGCGCAGAAAGCGAGGTGCTGGCAAAAATTGCTGAGATGCCAGAACCAGATCGCACTCTCGCTGAGCGCCTCCATGTAATCATCAAAGCGAACGCACCAACGCTCTCCTCGAAACTCTGGTATGGGATGCCCGCCTATGCTAACAAGGACGGTGCGGTTGTTTGCTTCTTCCAAAGCGCCCTGAAGTTCAACACGCGGTACGCGACGCTCGGCTTCAGCGACAAGGCAAACCTCGATGAAGGTGATCTGTGGTCGGTTGCCTTCGCGCTGAAGGCGTTGAACGCCGCTGAGGAGACAAAAATCGCCGCACTGGTGAAGAAGGCGGTCAGTTGA
- the lepA gene encoding elongation factor 4 produces the protein MNHLRNFCIIAHIDHGKSTLADRLLQITGTISEREMQAQVLDSMDLERERGVTIKASAVRMNYTARNGQAYIMNLIDTPGHVDFTYEVSRALKSCEGALLVVDASQGIEAQTLANLYLALDADLEIIPVINKIDLPAARPDEIAQELEDLLGIKKEKMIMVSAKTGLNVAEILEAVVERVPPPKGDPDAPLQALIFDSHYDSYKGVIAYVRVFSGTLKTRQPLRMIATGVEYEAVEFGAFSPTMQPLTQLSVGEVGYIATGLKTVRECRVGDTITLKNQPASEGLPGYSQAKPMVFAGVYPVDAEDYPALREALDRLQLNDAALVYEPENSQALNFGFRCGFLGLFHMDIVQERLEREYDLDILVTAPSVEYQVKLRNGDVVHVDSPAQMPDESHIIEVLEPWMKINVFMPDTYIGVVMELVTKRRGKYLSMEYLDKSRVNVSYLIPLAELIVDFYDRLKSGTKGYASLDYQFEGYHADKLVKMDILVNSIPVDALAMIVHRDDAQHKGQRLVSKLKELIPRQQFVIPLQAAIGGKIISRADVKAQRKDVLAKCYGGDITRKKKLLEKQKKGKRRLKMIGSVEVPQEAFMAVLKLDEED, from the coding sequence ATGAATCATCTGCGGAATTTCTGCATCATTGCCCATATCGATCACGGCAAAAGCACCCTAGCAGATCGCCTTCTCCAAATTACGGGGACGATCTCCGAACGCGAAATGCAAGCGCAAGTCCTCGACAGCATGGACTTGGAACGCGAGCGCGGGGTGACGATCAAAGCCTCGGCGGTGCGCATGAACTACACCGCCCGCAATGGGCAAGCCTATATTATGAACCTGATCGACACCCCCGGTCATGTCGATTTCACCTACGAGGTCAGCCGTGCGCTGAAATCCTGTGAGGGGGCGCTGCTGGTCGTGGACGCCAGTCAGGGCATTGAAGCGCAAACATTGGCAAATCTCTACCTTGCCCTTGACGCGGATTTAGAGATCATCCCCGTCATCAACAAGATTGACCTCCCCGCCGCCCGCCCAGATGAGATCGCCCAAGAACTGGAAGACCTGCTTGGCATTAAAAAAGAGAAGATGATCATGGTCAGCGCCAAGACGGGGCTGAACGTGGCGGAAATTCTCGAAGCCGTCGTGGAGCGCGTCCCCCCCCCAAAGGGCGATCCCGATGCGCCGCTCCAAGCGCTGATCTTTGACAGCCACTACGACAGCTACAAGGGCGTGATTGCCTATGTTCGTGTCTTTAGCGGAACCTTGAAAACCCGCCAACCGCTGCGGATGATTGCGACGGGGGTTGAGTATGAGGCGGTCGAGTTTGGCGCGTTTAGCCCCACAATGCAGCCGCTCACCCAACTGAGTGTGGGCGAAGTGGGCTATATCGCCACTGGCTTGAAAACCGTCCGCGAATGCCGTGTGGGGGATACGATCACCCTCAAAAACCAACCCGCCTCCGAAGGGCTGCCCGGCTATTCACAGGCAAAGCCGATGGTTTTTGCGGGGGTCTACCCGGTGGATGCCGAAGATTACCCCGCCCTGCGCGAAGCGTTGGATCGCCTTCAACTGAACGATGCGGCGCTCGTTTATGAACCGGAAAATTCGCAAGCCTTGAACTTTGGCTTTCGCTGTGGATTCCTCGGCTTGTTCCACATGGATATTGTCCAAGAGAGGCTGGAACGGGAATACGATCTCGATATTCTGGTCACCGCCCCCAGTGTGGAATATCAAGTGAAACTGCGCAATGGGGACGTGGTGCATGTCGATAGTCCGGCACAAATGCCCGATGAGAGCCATATCATCGAAGTGCTTGAACCTTGGATGAAAATCAATGTGTTCATGCCCGATACCTACATCGGGGTGGTGATGGAACTCGTTACGAAGCGGCGAGGGAAATACCTGAGCATGGAATACCTCGATAAATCCCGTGTGAATGTCAGCTACCTGATCCCCCTGGCAGAACTCATCGTTGATTTTTATGATCGGCTGAAATCGGGGACAAAAGGCTATGCCAGTCTGGATTACCAGTTTGAGGGCTACCATGCCGATAAACTGGTCAAGATGGACATTCTTGTCAACAGCATCCCCGTTGATGCGTTGGCGATGATCGTTCACCGTGACGACGCCCAACACAAGGGGCAGCGCTTGGTCTCCAAGTTGAAAGAACTGATCCCGCGCCAGCAGTTTGTGATTCCCTTGCAGGCGGCAATCGGGGGGAAAATCATCAGTCGTGCCGATGTGAAGGCGCAGCGCAAGGACGTTCTGGCAAAGTGCTATGGCGGCGACATCACCCGCAAGAAAAAACTCTTGGAAAAACAGAAAAAAGGGAAGCGCCGCCTGAAGATGATCGGCAGTGTGGAAGTGCCACAAGAGGCGTTCATGGCGGTGTTAAAACTGGACGAGGAAGATTAG
- a CDS encoding LLM class flavin-dependent oxidoreductase: MPDRVALYLQDAHDLREAIGYVQYAEDANFEAIWQAESRLVRDAIVPMAAFAATTRRIKVGSGVINNWTRNAALIAATYLTLDDLAPDRILCGIGAWWDPLAANVGIKREKPLLAMREVITVVRDLLAMKRVTFHGEFVNVTNIELDIVHGRRTPRNVPIYVGATGMKMMALSGEIADGVVLNYLVSPAYNSEALAALEQGAKVGGRRLDAIDRPQLVVASVDHDRKRALDNARKLVTQYLGQQPHIMKASGVSQELLDEIGHVLTWPATEEQIEQAMALVPDDVVQLITASGTPEECRAKVREYVAAGCTCPILYPLGDDVKLLIDTFRNGYSE; the protein is encoded by the coding sequence ATGCCGGATCGTGTTGCCCTCTATCTGCAAGATGCCCATGATTTGCGCGAAGCAATAGGCTATGTCCAATATGCGGAGGATGCTAACTTTGAGGCAATCTGGCAGGCTGAGAGCCGCCTTGTCCGTGATGCCATTGTGCCAATGGCAGCCTTTGCCGCCACCACCCGCCGGATCAAGGTGGGGTCGGGGGTGATCAACAATTGGACGCGCAACGCGGCGCTCATCGCGGCGACCTACCTGACTCTGGATGATCTTGCCCCAGATCGGATTTTATGCGGGATTGGGGCGTGGTGGGACCCGCTGGCAGCGAACGTCGGGATCAAGCGCGAGAAGCCGCTGCTTGCCATGCGCGAGGTGATCACTGTCGTGCGCGATCTGTTGGCGATGAAGCGCGTCACCTTTCACGGCGAGTTCGTCAACGTAACAAATATTGAACTGGATATTGTGCATGGGCGGCGCACCCCGCGTAACGTCCCCATTTACGTGGGGGCAACAGGGATGAAGATGATGGCGCTCAGCGGGGAAATTGCCGATGGGGTCGTCTTGAACTACCTCGTTTCGCCCGCCTATAACAGCGAGGCGCTGGCGGCATTGGAACAGGGGGCGAAGGTTGGCGGACGGCGTTTAGATGCCATTGATCGCCCGCAGTTGGTGGTTGCCAGTGTCGATCATGACCGCAAACGGGCGCTGGATAACGCCCGCAAGCTGGTCACCCAGTATCTAGGGCAGCAGCCGCACATCATGAAGGCAAGCGGGGTGAGCCAGGAACTTCTGGACGAGATCGGGCACGTGCTGACTTGGCCTGCCACTGAGGAACAGATTGAGCAGGCGATGGCGCTCGTCCCCGATGATGTCGTCCAGTTGATCACCGCCAGCGGGACGCCGGAAGAATGTCGGGCAAAGGTGCGCGAATACGTGGCGGCGGGCTGCACCTGCCCCATCCTCTACCCGTTGGGCGATGATGTGAAGCTGCTGATCGATACGTTTAGGAATGGCTATAGCGAGTAA